The Staphylococcus simiae genome includes the window CATGAGCAATTTGCATTTTAAATTCACCTTGTACTGGTATAAAGTACTCAGGTTTCATTATATTTAACATCATTTTTAATTCTTCCATACATCCATGGCTAGATGCATGGATTTTTTTATTATTTGGAATAATATGTGCTCCTGCACGTACCAATTCATTTAAAGTATCTGCAATAATCACTTCCATATTAGCTGAAGCTGTAATTGCTAAAAATACTGAATCTCCTTTTTCTATATTCATAATTTTATGTTTATGCTGAGCCATCTGACTTAAAGCTTCAACTGGCTCACCTTGCATTCCTGTAGCAATGATAATAACTTCATTCTTAGGATAGTTATCAACTTCTGTAATTGGAATCAGTAAATCTTTTGGAATATCAAAATAACCCATTTTTCTAGCAATATTAAATGAACTTTCTAAAGAACGACCCAAGAAAGATACTTTTCTATTTAATCTACTAGCTATATTTAATACTTGTTGGATACGAATGAAATTAGAAGCATAGCATGATACGATTAAACGTCCACGTACTTTAGCAAATGCGTCATACATATGATGTTCAATAACATTTTCAGGTGTGTTATAGCCCGGTTTCTCGGCTTCAGTTGAATCACTAATCAACACAAAGACGCCTTCTTCTCCAATTTCAGACATACGTTTAAAATCTGGTGCATAATGACCATGTAAACTTTGATCGAATTTAAATTCTCCTGTGTATACTATTGCACCATAAGAAGTGTGAATACAAACACCTAAGCTATCTGGAATACTATGTGTAGTGTTAAAGAAACTTACATTGACATTCTTGAATCTCATAATAGAATCATGATTAACAGTATAATAGCGTACTTTTTTATCAATGTTACGGGCTTTCATGCTTTCTTTTACTAACGCTATTGTTAATTTTGAACCATATACTGGTGCATCTAATTGTTCAAGAACGTAACTCACTGCACCAATAGCATGTTCGTGTCCATGAGTTAAGAATATACCTTTTAATTTATCTTTATTTTCAATTACATAAGAAATATCAGGAATAACAATATCTATCCCTAACATTTCATCTTCTGGAAACATTAATCCAGCATCTAACATAAACATTTCATCGTCTACTTCAACGATGTACATATTTTTAGCTATTTCGCCAACACCACCAAGTGGAATAATGCGAATATCTTTATTATTTTTCTTTATTAAACTCAAAATTTTACCTCCTAAATTTGTTGCCCGTCCATATATAAACTCACCATTTATTATAAGTGAAAACACGCATGATGTACACTATTATTCACTTTGATATCATTCTGTTTATCATAAACAATGTTTAAAATTATTTGTTGATCGTATATCTATTCTGATTATCTTCAATCAAAGGTTGTTATGGTTGAATATTTTTTATCTAAATGATGTCATAGTTAAAATCGACTTACAGTTGTATTTGTATTTTGTGACACATCATTGTAGTTTAATTGCTCTTATTTGTTGTCATTCTCGTCCTCCAACTGTTATTTATAGAAAATTCCATATTTGTATACTAAAGTTCTTAATTCTAAACTTTTAGCATCATAGAAGAGAGATTGCAATTGATTTTCAACAGATTGATTCCGTAGATGCCTGTCTAGAACAATAATGTAAAATTGACAAATATCTATTTAATGCTGAGTTCTATACACTCCAGTAAGATATAAAAAATAGATATATTCCGACATTATAATCCAGACAGTTACCACCAAATGCTTAATTTTAAGTGTAAAATGCTTTTTGTCTCAGACTCATTCCTCGCAAAAAAACTGCTGAACAATCATTAAGATTATTCAACAGTTTCATTTTTATAAACAAACTAATATAAGCATGTCAGATAGTCATTATTTGTCATCTAAAACTTTATGTGAAGCATTAGCGCGACCTTGTTTATCAATTTCAGTTACTTTAACTTCTATTGTATCTCCAATTTTTAATACATCTTCAACTTTATTTATTCTATCTTGAGAAATTTGTGAGATATGAAGTAAAGCATCTTTACCAGGGAATAGTTCAACAAATGCGCCATATTTTTCAATACGTCTTACTTTTGCGTTGTACACTTGTCCTACTTCAGCTTCACGGGTAATTTCTTCAATGATTTCACGTGCACGATCAATCATATCTTGATCAACTGCACCAATAAAGATCGTACCATCTTGTTCAATGTCTAATTTAACACCAGTTTCATCAATGATTTCATTAATTTTCTTACCACCTGGTCCAATAACATCTCTGATTTTCTCAGGTTTAATCGTCATTGTAACAACTTTTGGTGCATAAGCACTTAATTCTGAACGTGGTTGATCTATCGTTTGTAACATATGATCCATAATTTCTAAACGTCCACGTCTTGCTTGTTCCAATGCTTCTTCTATGATTTCACGCGTTAAACCGTTTATTTTAATATCCATTTGAATAGCAGTAATACCTTCTTTAGTACCAGCTACTTTAAAGTCCATATCACCTAAAGCATCTTCCATACCTTGAATATCAGTTAAAATTGTATAACTATCATCTCTTGTAACTAGACCCATAGCAATACCAGCAACTGGTGCCTTGATTGGAACACCTGCATCCATTAATGCTAATGTTGATCCGCAAATGGACGCTTGAGATGAAGAACCATTTGATTCTAGTACTTCACTGACGATTCGTATTGTGTATGGGAATTCAGCAATATCTGGAATGATGTATTTTAATGCTCTTTCACCTAAGGCACCATGTCCAATTTCACGTCTACCAGGTGCACGAACTGGACCAGTTTCCCCAACTGAGAAATTAGGGAAATTATAATGATGCATAAATCGTTTTTCTTCTTCAGGACCAATACCATCTATTAATTGGTAATCTCCTAAGGCGCCTAGAGTCAATACCGATAATGCTTGAGTTTGACCACGAGTGAATAAACCTGAGCCGTGTGCTCTTGGTAATAAACCTACTTCTGAATCTAATGGTCTAATCTCGTCTGGTTTACGGCCATCTGGTCTTATTTTATCTTCAGCAATTAATTGTCTTACTTGTTCTTTAATTAGATCGTTAATAATACTATTTACTTCTTTAATTAGTAATTCATTATCAGGATCTTCTTCATTTATAAATTCAGCAACAATGTCATCTCTAATAGCATCTAAGTTATCATCGCGTTGCTGTTTATCGAATGTCAAAACAGCATCTTTCAGACCATTTTGCTCTGTTAATGCCGTAATACGTTCTACTAACGCTTCATCACGTTCAACAGGTACAAATTCACTTTTAACAGGTTGAATATGATCTATAATTTGTTGTTGAAATTCTACTAATCGTTGAATCTCTTGATGACCAAAGAAAATGGCTTCCAGCATTTCGCTTTCAGTAATTTCACTAGCACCAGCTTCTACCATGTTTACAGCATCTTTATGACCTGCTACTTCCAAATCTAATCTTGAAACTTCTTTTTCAGCAACTGTTGGGTTAATAACATATTTACCGTCAACATATCCAACGTTTACTCCTGCGATAGGTCCTTGGAATGGAATATCTGATACGCTTAAAGCCATAGATGAACCTATCATAGCAGCCATTTGTGGTGAGCAGTCTGGATCAGCACTTAAAACAATATTCATAATTTGAACATCATGTTTATAACCTTTAGGGAATAACGGTCTAATCGGTCTATCAATTAAGCGTGCTGTTAATGTTGCATCATCACCTGGTCTACCTTCACGTTTTTTAAATCCACCCGGAATTTTACCAGCAGCATACATTTTTTCTTCATAGTTAACTGTTAATGGGAAGAAATCACCATCGCGTGGTTCTTTAGAAGCAGTAGCAGTTGATAATACAACCGTATCACCATAACGTACTAAAACAGCGCCGTTAGCTTGTTTAGCCAATTGTCCTGTTTCAATCGTTAAAGATCTGCCTGCCCATTCAGTTTTAAAAACTTTTTTCTCTTGAGACATTACGAATCTCCTCTCTTGAATCTAATATTTATATCATATCATTTATTTAGATATTTTTATATCAGTGTTATATATAGAATTACAAAAAAATAGGATGGGATAGCAATCTATTTTAATAACTAGAGATTATTAACCCACCCTATTATTTGTTAAATTTCAAAATGTTTTTTTATTAATTTTAGTTATTTATATTTTATTAGTTAATTCATAAATACAAAAATGAAGGTTGGAACATAAATATGCTCCAACCTAAAAGACTATATTAAGATTAACGACGGATACCTAATGATTTAATTAATTCACGGTAACGTTGAATATCTTTACTACGTAAGTAGTTTAATAAATGTCTACGACGACCTACCATTTTTAATAATCCACGACGTGAATGGTGGTCTTTTTTGTGTGTACGTAAATGATCGTTTAATGCAGTAATTTCTGCAGTTAAAACAGCGATTTGTACTTCTGGAGAACCAGTATCAGTTTCGTGTACACGGTATTCTTTAATAATTTCGTTCTTACGTTCTTGTGAAATTGCCATAATCAATTTCCTCCTTAAATTGTATATACTCCTCAATCTGAGTTAAGCGTTGGAGAATCGACTCACTAAGAAAGAGGTGTGACATAATTATCCTAAAATAATTATATGCAACTTTAAATATTATAAGACACTTCATCACCAAAATCAACAGATAATAAATATTTAGCTTGTTCTTTATCTTCATTCATTTGCTTAACTAAAGGATCAATGCCATCAAACTTAACTTCTGGTCTTAAAAAGTGATGCCAATAAACGATAACACGTTCACCATATATATTTTCATCAAAATCAAAAATATTAACTTCAATAACCACGTCTGCTTTTTGAGGATCATGAAATGTTGGTTTAACTCCGATATTAGCAACTCCACGATATAATTTATTTTCAGCACCAATTTCTATACTAACAGCATAGACACCGATGCGTGGTAATAAGTAGTCATCGCTAGGTTGAATATTAGCAGTTGGGAAACCAATTGTACGACCTCGTTTTTCACCTTGGACTACAGTTCCTTTTATAGAATAAATGTAGCCAAGTTCTCTATTAGCTTTTTGAAGTTCTCCATCTAATAGCGCTTGTCTAATCGCAGTAGTTGAAATTTTTTCGTCATCAGATTCTTGTTTTTTAACAATTGTAGTATTAAATTCATTATATTCTTTTAACACAGACATATTACCTTTACCGAATTTACCAAATGTAAAATCAAAACCTGCAATAACTTCTTTAACATGGTTATTAATAATATAGTCTTGAACAAATTCTTCAGCTGTGACATTAGCAAATCTAGAAGAAAAATTCACAACGATACAATAATCAATACCATGTTGAGCAATTTTTTCTAGTTTATCTGCAAGCGGCGTTAAATATGTTGTTCTTTTGCGTTTTGGATTTAAAACAACTGATGGATGCGGGTCGAATGTCATCACAGCTTTTTTTAATTGATTTTCTTTTGCTTTATCATCTAAAATTTCAAAAACTTTATCATGGCCTTTGTGCATACCATCAAAAAAGCCAAATGCCATTGCTACATCCTCATTTATATATTGATCTTTTTGTATAGGATGTGTCACTTCTATGACTTTCATAATTCATATCTCCTTTAGTTAAAGACTTTTTTCGGTTTAATTTCTGCAGGTTTATCTGGATGGATGATATAAATAGCCAATGCTTTCTTCGTACTATGATCAATAAAAACAACTTGTTCATTAAATTGTTGTTTAAATTGTCGTGTATAAAATTTTTGGCCATTTAAAATTCGCTGCTTCACTTGTGGATCTTCTATAATTATCTGAGATAAACCCTTTAACCCATATTCTATAGGAAACAATTTAGTTTGTAATGAATCATGCTCATGCAATGCTTTAATGTCTTCTAAACTTAAACTATCCTCTAATTTAAAGCCACCAGATTCAATTCTAGTTAATTTAGACATA containing:
- the pnp gene encoding polyribonucleotide nucleotidyltransferase, which codes for MSQEKKVFKTEWAGRSLTIETGQLAKQANGAVLVRYGDTVVLSTATASKEPRDGDFFPLTVNYEEKMYAAGKIPGGFKKREGRPGDDATLTARLIDRPIRPLFPKGYKHDVQIMNIVLSADPDCSPQMAAMIGSSMALSVSDIPFQGPIAGVNVGYVDGKYVINPTVAEKEVSRLDLEVAGHKDAVNMVEAGASEITESEMLEAIFFGHQEIQRLVEFQQQIIDHIQPVKSEFVPVERDEALVERITALTEQNGLKDAVLTFDKQQRDDNLDAIRDDIVAEFINEEDPDNELLIKEVNSIINDLIKEQVRQLIAEDKIRPDGRKPDEIRPLDSEVGLLPRAHGSGLFTRGQTQALSVLTLGALGDYQLIDGIGPEEEKRFMHHYNFPNFSVGETGPVRAPGRREIGHGALGERALKYIIPDIAEFPYTIRIVSEVLESNGSSSQASICGSTLALMDAGVPIKAPVAGIAMGLVTRDDSYTILTDIQGMEDALGDMDFKVAGTKEGITAIQMDIKINGLTREIIEEALEQARRGRLEIMDHMLQTIDQPRSELSAYAPKVVTMTIKPEKIRDVIGPGGKKINEIIDETGVKLDIEQDGTIFIGAVDQDMIDRAREIIEEITREAEVGQVYNAKVRRIEKYGAFVELFPGKDALLHISQISQDRINKVEDVLKIGDTIEVKVTEIDKQGRANASHKVLDDK
- the rnjB gene encoding ribonuclease J2, with the protein product MSLIKKNNKDIRIIPLGGVGEIAKNMYIVEVDDEMFMLDAGLMFPEDEMLGIDIVIPDISYVIENKDKLKGIFLTHGHEHAIGAVSYVLEQLDAPVYGSKLTIALVKESMKARNIDKKVRYYTVNHDSIMRFKNVNVSFFNTTHSIPDSLGVCIHTSYGAIVYTGEFKFDQSLHGHYAPDFKRMSEIGEEGVFVLISDSTEAEKPGYNTPENVIEHHMYDAFAKVRGRLIVSCYASNFIRIQQVLNIASRLNRKVSFLGRSLESSFNIARKMGYFDIPKDLLIPITEVDNYPKNEVIIIATGMQGEPVEALSQMAQHKHKIMNIEKGDSVFLAITASANMEVIIADTLNELVRAGAHIIPNNKKIHASSHGCMEELKMMLNIMKPEYFIPVQGEFKMQIAHAKLAAEAGVSPEKIFLVEKGDVINYDGKNMIINEKVTSGNILIDGIGVGDVGNIVLRDRHLLAEDGIFIVVVTLDPKNRKIAAGPEIQSRGFVYVRESEDLLQEAEDKVREIVEAGLQEKRIEWSEIKQNMRDQISKLLFESTKRRPMIIPVISEI
- a CDS encoding bifunctional riboflavin kinase/FAD synthetase; translation: MKVIEVTHPIQKDQYINEDVAMAFGFFDGMHKGHDKVFEILDDKAKENQLKKAVMTFDPHPSVVLNPKRKRTTYLTPLADKLEKIAQHGIDYCIVVNFSSRFANVTAEEFVQDYIINNHVKEVIAGFDFTFGKFGKGNMSVLKEYNEFNTTIVKKQESDDEKISTTAIRQALLDGELQKANRELGYIYSIKGTVVQGEKRGRTIGFPTANIQPSDDYLLPRIGVYAVSIEIGAENKLYRGVANIGVKPTFHDPQKADVVIEVNIFDFDENIYGERVIVYWHHFLRPEVKFDGIDPLVKQMNEDKEQAKYLLSVDFGDEVSYNI
- the rpsO gene encoding 30S ribosomal protein S15 is translated as MAISQERKNEIIKEYRVHETDTGSPEVQIAVLTAEITALNDHLRTHKKDHHSRRGLLKMVGRRRHLLNYLRSKDIQRYRELIKSLGIRR